From Bradyrhizobium erythrophlei:
CGCTCCTGAATTTCGGCGTGATGATTTCGTCGATGATGCGCCTGGCGGTGACGTCGTTGAGCGCGCCTTCGAGGCCGTAGCCGACCTCGATGCGGAGCTTGTGATCGTTCTTGGCGACCACCAATAGCGCGCCGTCGTCGATCTTCTTGCGTCCGATCTTCCAAGCCTCGGCCACCCGGATCGAATATTGCTCGATGGCTTCGGGCTCCGTGGTCGGCACGATCAACACCGCGACCTGGCTGCCCTTCCTGAGCTCCAGCGCCCTCAGCGTCTGGGTCAAAGAATTGATGTCGGCGCTCGACAACGTTCCGGTCTGGTCGACCACGCGCCCCGTGAGCGGCGGCACCGCGACGTCGGCGAAGGCCGCGAAGGCCCAGCACAGCATTAGCGCAAGCAGGGAGGCTCTTGCAGCGTTCATCGCAGTAGCCGATCCAGTGCTCCGATTCCGAAGTTCGCAAACATTCGCGGTGACCTCTCCTACGAACTCCGGAATCAGAGCACGGGTTGTCGAACTATTTTGCGGGGGACGGCGCCGGCGTCGGGTTGAAATCCACCTTCGGCGCGGTGGAAATCTCCTTTTCGTTGTCGACCGTGAAGTTGGCCTTTTCCTTGTAGCCGAACGCCATCGCAGTGAAGTTGTTCGGGAAGGTGCGGATGCCGACATTATAGTCCTGCACCGCCTTGATATAGCGATTGCGCGCCACCGTGATGCGGTTCTCGGTGCCTTCGAGCTGCGCCATCAAGTCGTGAAACAGCGCGTCCGATTTGAGCTGCGGATAATTCTCGGTCACCACCAGGAGCTTGGACAGCGCGCTGGTCAGTTCGCCCTGCGCGGCCTGGAATTTGGCAAACGCGCCGGGATCGTTGACGAGTTCCGGCGTCGCCTGGATGCTGCCGACCTTGGCCCGCGCATTGGTCACGCCCAAGAGCACGTCCTTTTCCTGCTGCGCGAAGCCTTTCACCGAATTGACCAGATTGGGCACCAGGTCGGCGCGGCGCTGATACTGGTTCAGCACCTCGGACCAGGCCGACTTGACCTGCTCGTCATTGGTCTGGATCGCGTTATAGCCGCAATTGGTCAGGCTCAGCGTCGCCAGCGCCGCCAGCACGGTCCAAAATCTGCGCATCGAAATCTCCCAGTTCGAAATTTGCCGCAAGCTATCAGAACGATCCCGTAGCCTGTAACTCTTTCTTCGTCATTCCGGGATGGGCCGCCAGGCCCAGACCCGGAATCTCGAGATTCTCCGACGTGCAATTGCACATCGGAGTTCGATGCTTCGCATCGCCCCGGAATGACGGCTGAGTGTCATGCACCGCGCCGCGTTCCACGACAATCTTGCGGCGGATGGCTCTTGCCTATCATTCGATGAGGCGGTGGAGGATTCCGGATTCGGCGATTCGCGCCGCTCCGGAAAGATCGCGGCGTGTAATTACACCCCCGCCGCCTTGGCATCCCGGATCGCCTGCCACACCTTCATCGGCGTTAGCGGGGTCGGCATGTTGGTGATGCCGAGTTCGGCCAGCGCGTCGATCACGCCGTTGGCGATGCAGGGCGTGCCGCCGATGGTGCCGGATTCGCCGCAGCCTTTTGCTCCGAGCGGATTGGTGCGGCACGGCGCCGATTCGTCGAGCGTGACCGTGATCGGCGGAATGTCGTCGGCGCGCGGCACGCAGTAATCCTGATAGCTCGCGGTCAAGAGCTGCCCCTCGGCGTCGTAGGCCACGCCTTCGTACAGCGCCTGCCCGATGCCTTGCGCGACGCCGCCGTGAATTTGCCCTGCCACCAGCATCGGATTGACGGCGACGCCGACGTCGTCGACCGTGGTGTAGCGCACGATCCGGGTGACGCCGGTTTCGGGGTCGATCTCGACCTCGCAGATATGGGTGCCGTTCGGCCAGCTCGGCCCGTCGACTTCGCCGGTGCTGTCGACCGACAGCCGCGAGCCTGCTTCCTTCTTCGCGATCTCGAACAGGCCGATCCGCTTGTCGGTGCCCACCACCGTGAGCATGCCATCCCGGTATTCGATGTCCTCGACGGAAGCCTCCAGCACATTCGAGGCCTTCTCGCGCGCCTTCGTGATCAGGTCGTTGGCGGAGACTGCCAGAGCGGTGCCGCCGACGAACAGCGAGCGCGAACCGACGCTGCCGAAGCCGGTGGCTAAATCCGTATCGCCCTGCACGATGTCGATCCTGTCCATGGGAATGCCGAGCGATTCCGATGCCATCTGGGTGTAGGTGGTCTGCAGCCCCTGCCCCATCGCCATGGTGCCGGAATGCAGGATGATGCGCCCCTCCGCGGTGGCATGCAGGCTGACCGTTTCGGTATGCGCGCGGCCGCCGGTCCATTCGATATAACTGGTCAGGCCACGGCCGTAGAGCAGGCCCTTCTTCTTTGCGGCCTTCTTGCGCGCGGCAAAGCCGTTCCAGTCGGCGAGATCCGAAGCGCGCTCCAGCATGTGCGCGAACGCGCCGGAATCATAGACCTGGCCGACGGGATTGGTGTAGGGCAGCTGTGCCGGCTTGATGTAATTGACCTTGCGGATGGTGCGTGGATCCATCCCGATCTGCCGCGCGGCGGCGTCCATCAACCGCTCGACGATGAACACGCCTTCGGGGCGGCCCGCGCCACGATAGGCGCCGACCGGGGCAGTGTTGGTCATGACAGATTTGACCTCGTAATGAACCAACGGCAAATCGTAGACGCCCGACTGCACGAACGGGCCGAGCACCAGCGGGATGATGTTGCCCGCGCCGGTCGAATAGGCGCCGGTGCCGCCGACCGAGCGCACCCGATAGGCCAGCACGCGGCCCTTCGCATCGAGTGCGAATTCGCCGGTCGAGGTGAGATCGCGGCCATGGGTGCCGCCGACGAATTCGTCGGTGCGGTCACCGCGCCAGCGCACCTTGCGGTTCAGCTTGGTCGCGGCGTAGGCGACGATGCCGTCTTCCGGATAGAGGTTGGTCTTCTGGCCAAAACCGCCGCCGATATCGCCGACCAGCACGCGCACGCTTTCCTTCGGCCGCTTCAGCACGGCCTCCGCCAGCACGTCGCGGGTCGAGCCCGGCGTCTGCGATTGCACATGCAGGATCAGCCGCCCGGTCTTCTTCTCAATCTCGGCGATGGTCGAGCGCGGCTCCATCGCGGAGGGCACCAGCCGCTGGCTGACCAGATCGAGCGATACTTTATGCGCGGCGCTGGCAAACGCCGCTTCGACCTTGGCCGCGTCGCCATAGCTCATGGCAGCGACGACATTGTCGGGCGCGGCCGGCCACACCACAGGCGCACCCGGCTTGATCGCCGCAAGCGGATCGACCACCGAGGGCAGCACTTCGTAGTCGACCGCGATCGCTTCGGCGGCGGTCTGCGCCGCGACCCGTGATGTCGCCACCACCGCTGCGACCGGCTCACCGGCAAAGCGGACGATCTCATGGGCGAGCAGCCGGCGCGGCGGCACCGTCATCGGCTTGCCGTCGGGACGCATGAACACCGACAGCGTCGGAATGGTGCCGATATTGTCGGCGATCAGGTCGGCGCCGGTGTAGACGGCTTCGACGCCGGGCATATCCCTGGCGGCCTTGGCATCGATCGAGACGATCTTGGCATGGGCGTGAGGCGAGCGCAGCACATGCAGCCACAGCGCGCCCTCTTCAGGCTTGTCGTCGATAAACTGCCCCTTCCCGGTGAGAAGTCTCTGGTCTTCAAGTCGCTTGACAGGCTGGCCCGCACCAAAACGCATATTGCCGGGAAGAATATTCATCAGTTTGTCCTTCGAGTCTCTTGTTCGAACGGACGGGTTTTAGCGGATAGAAGGCGTGCAGGCCAACCGGCGTTTACGGGTAAAACGCCCAAGAAATCGTCATGGCTAACACCAGCCGGCGGGCCAAGTCCGCGATGGGACTCAGGACTTCAGCGATCAGCTGCGCAAATGGGCGAGATACTCGTAGATTGCTGTCAATTCGTCATCGTCCATTCTTCCAATCGGCCGCCACGGCATCTGCTTGCCGAGTTCATGTCCCGTGGGATCAATCCCGGTGCGCAGGGTCGAAATGAACTCGGCCGGCTTCCAATCCTTGACCATGTCCAGCCCGGGACCGACGGGAGCCAGCTGCCCCTGGATTCCACCTGTCAAATTGGCACCGTGGCATTCCCGACAGTCCTGGTACGACAGGATGTATTCGCCGTATCGCGCGGTAGCGCTCTTTGGCGGAGCCATGATGGCGCCGCTCAATACGGGTTTTCCCCGGGGCAACATGCCGGCGCCCAACATGATTAGGCCGAGCGGATTCAGTTGATCCGGCGGATCCGGCGTGATCTCCCCCGCCGCAGGTTGACTGCGGATGTAGGCGATCACAGCCTCGATATCGTCATCGCTCAGCCTGCCCGCATTCGTATACGACATGATGATCAGCCAATGACCGTCGGCAGCTATTCCGTTTCGAATCGCCCGGAAAATCTCACCATCCGACCAGTGCCTGAGCTCGCCGGCCGGCGTCAGGTTCGCAGATACGAAGGAGCCGACGCGAATCGGAAGATCCTTGCCAATATCCACGCCGCCCGTGAGTGTCCCCGTGCGTGAATGGCAGGCGCCGCAGAAGCTGTCGGAGATGGCGTGACCGCGTTCGATCTGGCCGGGTGTTGCCGCGACCTTGATGTTCGGAGCCGCGGCACTGCGGCTGTCCAGCCGGACCAGCCCATTGATCATGAAGGCGCTCGCCACCAAAACAGCGACCGTCAACAGACCTGCCAAACCGGCGCCGCTCCACTTGAGAACCGCATTCTTGATGCGCAGAGCGTGCACGCCGCACCAGGCGAACAACGCGGCCATTGCAATCAACGCCGCTGGGCTGAGCAGGTTAAGCACTGGATTTCCCCGAAATAAATTGTTGCCGCTATACGCGAGTCCGGTGAAACGACCGTTCGCAGACGAAAAAGCCGGCGATCCCGCGATGAACAGCCTGCTGCAGCCGCGTTACGCCGCGATTTCGAGGTTGGGAAACGAGGTTACAGTCGTAATACGCCGAGGAAATAACTTCGGCTTGCTGGCCTTCGAGTGAGAGCGGAAGGCGCGAGCGTCCGGTGGCGTGCTAGCCCAGATCCCGCAGCAACGCCTCGACCGCCTTGCGCTCGTCGGGCGTCAGTGCCGGCTGGGGTGCGATGGGATCGCCGACGTCGTAGCCCTGGATCGCGAGCCCGGCCTTGATGCAGGCGGCGAGGTTGTAGCGCGCGAACGCCTCGTTCATCCGCCACAGCCGCCTCTGCAGGACAAGCGCGTCGTCCCAGCACGATGCCCGGCAGAGATTGTAGAGCTCGACGCTCTGCCGCGGAATCAAACATGCCGGGCCCGCCATCCAGCCGACGCCGCCGATCAGCATGACGGCGGCCGGGATATGCGCCGACGCCGAGAACACTTTGATGCCGTCGCCGCAACGATTCATGATCGACAATAGCCGCCCGGTATTGGTGGAGGCGTCCTTGATGTAACCGATGCGCGGATGCGTTGCGAGCCGCGCGATGACGTCGAGCGTCAGGTCCGAGCGCTGGAAATTCGGATTGGTGTAGATCACCACGGGGATATCGACCGCATCGGCGATCGCGCGGAAGTAGGCTTCGACCTGCGCGTCCCCAAGCGGAAAATAGGCTTCCAGAATGGCGAGGATGCCGTCGGCGCCGAGCTTCTGATAGGCCTTTGCCTGAGCGACGGCATCGAGCGTCGAAGTCGAGGCGACGCCGGCCACGACAGGCACGCGGCCCCTGGCCGCTTCGATCGTGGTCCGCACCACCTCGGCGCGTTGCGCAATGTCGAGATAGGCGAACTCGCCCGTCGACCCCAGCGGCGTCAGCCCCTGCACGCCCGACTTGATGAGATCGTCACAGAGGCGCGCCAGCACGTCGCTGCGGATGCGGCCCGACGCATCGACCGGGGAGACCAGATAGGGAAAGACGCCGTGGAAATCAGCCATGATGAGTTGCGGATATAGCGTTCATTCGATCGCCAGCCCATCCAAATATGACCAGTGCAAATGGATTTTTCGGATGGGATCAATTCATCATCAGCTCTGATTGCAGGGTCTTCCAGCGTTGCCGGCGTTTCGATCGTCGCGCGAAAATGCAAGAGATGGCAAGAAACAGGCCGGTGCGACGGGCCGCCTGGCCCCGCGCGGGCCTCGATTGTGCCTTGCTTGCGCCGCAACCGAGTCCCGATTTGGGGCACGGGGCCGGCCGGCCACAGGATCTATGGCCATGCCGGGGGGTTAAGCCCATGAGACAAGTCATTTTTCTGCCGTACTGACTCAACATTATCCACAGGCAGTGATGTTGAGTTTATACGCGTGCTCCCGAGTAAATTCGCGGCGGGAATTTCGGTCGGAGACGAGGAAATCCAGCGGCGAGAGCGGCCATGAATACGCTTTACGATTTGCTCGGGGCCCTGCCACACGATGACGCCGAAGGTCTGCGGAGCGCGTTCCGCAAAGCCGTCAAAGGCACCCACCCCGACCTGCGGCCTGACGATCCCGATGCGGCGCTGAAATTTCGGGAGATCGTCCGCGCTAACGAAATCCTGGGCGATCCCGAGCAGCGCATGGCTTACGACCATCTGCTCGCGCTCGCGCACCAGGAGCAGGTATCGATATCCAAGCAGGCCGTGTTTGTCAGGGTTCACAGATTTGCCTCCGGCGTGATGGCATTCGCCGGCATCTCGATCGCGACGGCCGGGGGATATCTATTGTTCATGCACATGTCTGCGGCATCCGTCGCTCCGCTGGACGACGCCGATGTTATAACCTACGCCTCGCACGCAATCGCCGCCGTCAGCCCGGCCGTGCTGTCGGACAGGGCCGACAACAACGCATCGTCCGCAAGGCAAGAGAACCCGGTCATTCCCGCCGAGGCGGCCGCGCCACCCGCCGCCATGCCCAGGATCAGGGCGGAGAGCGTTCCGCCAGGCAATATCGGTCCGGCTCTCGACCCCGCTGCGGCCGAG
This genomic window contains:
- a CDS encoding LemA family protein; this encodes MRRFWTVLAALATLSLTNCGYNAIQTNDEQVKSAWSEVLNQYQRRADLVPNLVNSVKGFAQQEKDVLLGVTNARAKVGSIQATPELVNDPGAFAKFQAAQGELTSALSKLLVVTENYPQLKSDALFHDLMAQLEGTENRITVARNRYIKAVQDYNVGIRTFPNNFTAMAFGYKEKANFTVDNEKEISTAPKVDFNPTPAPSPAK
- a CDS encoding xanthine dehydrogenase family protein molybdopterin-binding subunit, producing the protein MNILPGNMRFGAGQPVKRLEDQRLLTGKGQFIDDKPEEGALWLHVLRSPHAHAKIVSIDAKAARDMPGVEAVYTGADLIADNIGTIPTLSVFMRPDGKPMTVPPRRLLAHEIVRFAGEPVAAVVATSRVAAQTAAEAIAVDYEVLPSVVDPLAAIKPGAPVVWPAAPDNVVAAMSYGDAAKVEAAFASAAHKVSLDLVSQRLVPSAMEPRSTIAEIEKKTGRLILHVQSQTPGSTRDVLAEAVLKRPKESVRVLVGDIGGGFGQKTNLYPEDGIVAYAATKLNRKVRWRGDRTDEFVGGTHGRDLTSTGEFALDAKGRVLAYRVRSVGGTGAYSTGAGNIIPLVLGPFVQSGVYDLPLVHYEVKSVMTNTAPVGAYRGAGRPEGVFIVERLMDAAARQIGMDPRTIRKVNYIKPAQLPYTNPVGQVYDSGAFAHMLERASDLADWNGFAARKKAAKKKGLLYGRGLTSYIEWTGGRAHTETVSLHATAEGRIILHSGTMAMGQGLQTTYTQMASESLGIPMDRIDIVQGDTDLATGFGSVGSRSLFVGGTALAVSANDLITKAREKASNVLEASVEDIEYRDGMLTVVGTDKRIGLFEIAKKEAGSRLSVDSTGEVDGPSWPNGTHICEVEIDPETGVTRIVRYTTVDDVGVAVNPMLVAGQIHGGVAQGIGQALYEGVAYDAEGQLLTASYQDYCVPRADDIPPITVTLDESAPCRTNPLGAKGCGESGTIGGTPCIANGVIDALAELGITNMPTPLTPMKVWQAIRDAKAAGV
- a CDS encoding cytochrome c, yielding MLNLLSPAALIAMAALFAWCGVHALRIKNAVLKWSGAGLAGLLTVAVLVASAFMINGLVRLDSRSAAAPNIKVAATPGQIERGHAISDSFCGACHSRTGTLTGGVDIGKDLPIRVGSFVSANLTPAGELRHWSDGEIFRAIRNGIAADGHWLIIMSYTNAGRLSDDDIEAVIAYIRSQPAAGEITPDPPDQLNPLGLIMLGAGMLPRGKPVLSGAIMAPPKSATARYGEYILSYQDCRECHGANLTGGIQGQLAPVGPGLDMVKDWKPAEFISTLRTGIDPTGHELGKQMPWRPIGRMDDDELTAIYEYLAHLRS
- a CDS encoding dihydrodipicolinate synthase family protein; the protein is MADFHGVFPYLVSPVDASGRIRSDVLARLCDDLIKSGVQGLTPLGSTGEFAYLDIAQRAEVVRTTIEAARGRVPVVAGVASTSTLDAVAQAKAYQKLGADGILAILEAYFPLGDAQVEAYFRAIADAVDIPVVIYTNPNFQRSDLTLDVIARLATHPRIGYIKDASTNTGRLLSIMNRCGDGIKVFSASAHIPAAVMLIGGVGWMAGPACLIPRQSVELYNLCRASCWDDALVLQRRLWRMNEAFARYNLAACIKAGLAIQGYDVGDPIAPQPALTPDERKAVEALLRDLG
- a CDS encoding DnaJ domain-containing protein, which translates into the protein MNTLYDLLGALPHDDAEGLRSAFRKAVKGTHPDLRPDDPDAALKFREIVRANEILGDPEQRMAYDHLLALAHQEQVSISKQAVFVRVHRFASGVMAFAGISIATAGGYLLFMHMSAASVAPLDDADVITYASHAIAAVSPAVLSDRADNNASSARQENPVIPAEAAAPPAAMPRIRAESVPPGNIGPALDPAAAEARSLRARSMSALHHGDLNGAIADLDQALQLDPSFLPAYIDRGTILYRVRKVGRAFADIAGAKRIEEADRAKSSSTGAIGKKPHVDPATKTASVTPPSLRRDASQNPLREQKAYPPIWER